One part of the Arabidopsis thaliana chromosome 4, partial sequence genome encodes these proteins:
- the ABCB9 gene encoding P-glycoprotein 9, with product MKKEEERKERMEEKSSKKNDGGNQKVSFFKLFSFADKTDVVLMTVGTIAAAGNGLTQPFMTLIFGQLINAFGTTDPDHMVREVWKVAVKFIYLAVYSCVVAFLQVSCWMVTGERQSATIRGLYLKTILRQDIGYFDTETNTGEVIGRMSGDTILIQDAMGEKVGKFTQLLCTFLGGFAIAFYKGPLLAGVLCSCIPLIVIAGAAMSLIMSKMAGRGQVAYAEAGNVVEQTVGAIRTVVAFTGEKQATEKYESKLEIAYKTVVQQGLISGFGLGTMLAVIFCSYGLAVWYGAKLIMEKGYNGGQVINVIFAVLTGGMSLGQTSPSLNAFAAGRAAAFKMFETIKRSPKIDAYDMSGSVLEDIRGDIELKDVYFRYPARPDVQIFAGFSLFVPNGKTVALVGQSGSGKSTVISLIERFYDPESGQVLIDNIDLKKLQLKWIRSKIGLVSQEPVLFATTIKENIAYGKEDATDQEIRTAIELANAAKFIDKLPQGLDTMVGEHGTQMSGGQKQRLAIARAILKNPKILLLDEATSALDAESERIVQDALVNLMSNRTTVVVAHRLTTIRTADVIAVVHQGKIVEKGTHDEMIQDPEGAYSQLVRLQEGSKEEATESERPETSLDVERSGSLRLSSAMRRSVSRNSSSSRHSFSLASNMFFPGVNVNQTDEMEDEENNVRHKKVSLKRLAHLNKPEIPVLVLGSIAAMVHGTVFPIFGLLLSSSINMFYEPAKILKKDSHFWALIYIALGLTNFVMIPVQNYFFGIAGGKLIKRIRSMCFDKVVHQEISWFDDTANSRSLVGDALALIVQNIATVTTGLIIAFTANWILALIVLALSPFIVIQGYAQTKFLTGFSADAKAMYEEASQVANDAVSSIRTVASFCAEEKVMDLYQQKCDGPKKNGVRLGLLSGAGFGFSFFFLYCINCVCFVSGAGLIQIGKATFGEVFKVFFALTIMAIGVSQTSAMAPDSNKAKDSAASIFDILDSTPKIDSSSDEGTTLQNVNGDIEFRHVSFRYPMRPDVQIFRDLCLTIPSGKTVALVGESGSGKSTVISMIERFYNPDSGKILIDQVEIQTFKLSWLRQQMGLVSQEPILFNETIRSNIAYGKTGGATEEEIIAAAKAANAHNFISSLPQGYDTSVGERGVQLSGGQKQRIAIARAILKDPKILLLDEATSALDAESERVVQDALDRVMVNRTTVVVAHRLTTIKNADVIAVVKNGVIAEKGRHETLMKISGGAYASLVTLHMSAN from the exons ATGAAAAAAGAggaggaaagaaaagaaagaatggaGGAGAAATCTTCGAAGAAGAATGATGGTGGAAATCAGAAAGTGTCGtttttcaaactcttttcGTTCGCCGACAAAACCGACGTAGTTTTGATGACCGTCGGGACTATTGCCGCCGCGGGTAACGGCCTTACTCAGCCGTTCATGACTCTAATCTTTGGCCAGCTCATTAACGCCTTTGGCACCACCGATCCAGATCATATGGTTAGAGAAGTGTGGAAG GTTGCTGTAAAGTTTATATACCTTGCAGTATACTCTTGTGTCGTCGCATTCCTCC AGGTATCATGCTGGATGGTAACGGGAGAACGTCAATCCGCCACAATTCGTGGTCTATACCTTAAAACGATATTAAGACAAGATATTGGCTATTTCGATACTGAGACAAACACCGGAGAGGTTATCGGAAGAATGTCTGGAGACACAATTTTGATTCAAGACGCCATGGGAGAAAAG GTTGGCAAATTCACACAACTACTATGTACTTTCCTTGGAGGATTCGCGATTGCGTTTTATAAAGGCCCGCTTTTAGCTGGTGTTCTTTGCAGTTGTATCCCTCTGATTGTGATCGCAGGTGCAGCCATGTCTCTGATCATGTCTAAAATGGCTGGTCGTGGTCAAGTCGCTTACGCAGAGGCTGGAAACGTAGTTGAACAAACCGTTGGAGCCATTAGAACA GTAGTAGCGTTTACGGGAGAGAAACAAGCAACGGAAAAATACGAAAGCAAGCTCGAGATCGCTTACAAGACAGTGGTTCAACAGGGTTTGATCTCTGGTTTCGGCCTTGGTACAATGTTAGCCGTGATCTTTTGCAGCTACGGTTTAGCGGTTTGGTATGGTGCAAAGCTGATAATGGAGAAAGGTTACAATGGCGGACAAGTCATCAATGTGATTTTTGCAGTCTTGACCGGAGGAAT GTCGTTAGGGCAAACATCGCCAAGTTTGAATGCTTTCGCTGCTGGAAGAGCTGCCGCTTTCAAAATGTTCGAAACGATCAAGAGGAGTCCAAAGATTGATGCTTACGATATGAGCGGTTCTGTTCTTGAGGATATTAGAGGAGACATTGAGCTTAAAGATGTTTACTTTAGGTATCCGGCTAGGCCTGATGTTCAAATCTTTGCTGGATTCTCACTCTTTGTACCAAATGGCAAGACGGTGGCTTTGGTGGGACAGAGCGGAAGCGGAAAATCGACGGTTATCAGTCTAATCGAAAGGTTCTATGATCCGGAGTCAGGACAAGTATTGATAGACAACATTGATTTGAAGAAACTTCAGCTCAAATGGATAAGAAGCAAAATCGGTTTGGTTAGCCAAGAACCTGTCTTGTTTGCGACCACGATAAAGGAGAACATTGCTTATGGGAAAGAAGACGCGACTGATCAAGAGATTCGAACTGCGATTGAGCTCGCTAATGCGGCTAAATTCATTGATAAACTCCCACAG GGTTTGGATACAATGGTAGGAGAGCACGGGACACAAATGTCTGGCGGGCAGAAACAGAGACTAGCAATCGCTAGGGCGATTttgaaaaaccctaaaatattGCTTTTAGATGAAGCAACAAGCGCCTTAGACGCAGAATCCGAACGGATTGTTCAAGATGCGCTCGTGAACTTAATGTCAAACCGGACTACCGTTGTGGTCGCTCACCGGTTGACCACAATAAGAACTGCAGACGTAATCGCTGTTGTCCACCAAGGAAAAATTGTCGAGAAAG GAACTCACGATGAGATGATTCAAGATCCCGAGGGAGCTTATTCACAGCTTGTTCGTCTTCAAGAAggatcaaaagaagaagctacCGAATCAGAGAGACCTGAAACAAGCTTAGACGTCGAGAGGTCAGGAAGTCTTAGGCTATCATCTGCGATGAGAAGATCCGTTAGCCGGAATTCATCGAGCAGCCgccattctttctctctcgcttCCAATATGTTCTTTCCGGGAGTTAACGTCAACCAAACCGACGAGATGGAAGACGAGGAAAACAACGTGAGGCACAAGAAAGTGTCATTAAAACGACTTGCTCACCTTAACAAACCGGAAATTCCGGTTTTGGTACTCGGTTCAATTGCTGCAATGGTTCATGGAACGGTGTTTCCCATCTTCGGTTTATTGCTTTCCAGCTCAATCAATATGTTCTATGAACCAGCAAAGATACTGAAGAAAGATTCACATTTTTGGGCGCTGATTTATATCGCTCTCGGTTTAACCAATTTCGTCATGATCCCGGTCCAAAACTATTTCTTTGGAATCGCTGGAGGGAAATTGATTAAACGCATCCGATCAATGTGTTTTGATAAAGTGGTTCATCAAGAAATCAGTTGGTTCGATGACACAGCCAATTCCAG GAGTTTGGTAGGAGATGCATTGGCGTTAATAGTACAAAACATAGCTACTGTAACCACTGGGTTGATAATAGCGTTTACAGCGAATTGGATCCTAGCTCTCATAGTTCTTGCTCTCTCACCATTTATTGTCATCCAAGGATATGCTCAAACCAAGTTCTTGACTGGTTTCAGCGCTGATGCTAAG GCGATGTATGAAGAAGCGAGTCAAGTGGCGAATGATGCAGTGAGCAGCATAAGAACGGTTGCATCTTTCTGTGCAGAGGAGAAAGTGATGGATTTATACCAACAAAAATGCGATGGACCGAAGAAGAACGGTGTCCGGTTAGGTCTTTTGAGCGGTGCTGGTTTCGgtttctcattctttttcCTCTATTGCATCAATTGTGTATGTTTCGTCAGTGGTGCCGGGTTGATTCAAATTGGTAAAGCCACATTTGGTGAAGTCTTCAAG GTTTTCTTTGCATTGACGATTATGGCGATTGGAGTTTCTCAAACGAGTGCTATGGCACCTGATTCAAACAAAGCTAAAGACTCTGCAGCTTCGATTTTCGATATTCTCGATAGTACACCGAAGATTGATTCTAGCTCTGATGAAGGTACAACGTTACAAAACGTTAATGGTGATATCGAATTCCGACATGTTAGTTTCCGATACCCAATGCGACCGGACGTTCAGATTTTCAGAGATTTGTGCTTGACTATCCCTTCTGGAAAG ACCGTTGCACTTGTTGGAGAGAGCGGGAGCGGGAAATCAACGGTGATAAGCATGATTGAGAGGTTTTATAATCCAGATTCAGGCAAGATTTTGATCGATCAGGTGGAGATTCAGACATTTAAATTGAGTTGGTTAAGGCAACAGATGGGTTTGGTTAGTCAAGAACCGATTTTGTTCAACGAGACGATCAGATCAAACATAGCTTATGGTAAAACCGGTGGAGCCACAGAGGAAGAGATTATAGCAGCAGCAAAAGCCGCAAACGCACATAACTTCATCAGCTCATTGCCTCAGGGTTACGATACGTCGGTTGGAGAACGCGGTGTTCAGCTATCGGGCGgtcagaaacagaggattgcGATTGCGCGCGCGATTTTGAAAGATCCTAAGATTTTGTTGCTTGATGAAGCGACGAGTGCATTGGACGCAGAATCTGAGCGTGTTGTTCAGGATGCACTTGATCGAGTTATGGTTAATCGAACCACTGTAGTTGTGGCTCATCGGCTTACGACGATTAAGAACGCAGACGTGATCGCGGTTGTGAAAAACGGAGTTATTGCTGAGAAAGGAAGGCATGAGACACTGATGAAGATTTCAGGTGGTGCTTATGCTTCTCTTGTCACTCTGCACATGAGTGCAAATTAA
- the ABCB9 gene encoding P-glycoprotein 9 (P-glycoprotein 9 (PGP9); FUNCTIONS IN: ATPase activity, coupled to transmembrane movement of substances; INVOLVED IN: transport, transmembrane transport; LOCATED IN: integral to membrane; EXPRESSED IN: 13 plant structures; EXPRESSED DURING: L mature pollen stage, M germinated pollen stage, 4 anthesis, petal differentiation and expansion stage; CONTAINS InterPro DOMAIN/s: ATPase, AAA+ type, core (InterPro:IPR003593), ABC transporter-like (InterPro:IPR003439), ABC transporter, transmembrane domain, type 1 (InterPro:IPR011527), ABC transporter integral membrane type 1 (InterPro:IPR017940), ABC transporter, transmembrane domain (InterPro:IPR001140), ABC transporter, conserved site (InterPro:IPR017871); BEST Arabidopsis thaliana protein match is: P-glycoprotein 7 (TAIR:AT5G46540.1); Has 831635 Blast hits to 388928 proteins in 4153 species: Archae - 14569; Bacteria - 650940; Metazoa - 17965; Fungi - 11827; Plants - 9524; Viruses - 32; Other Eukaryotes - 126778 (source: NCBI BLink).) encodes MEEKSSKKNDGGNQKVSFFKLFSFADKTDVVLMTVGTIAAAGNGLTQPFMTLIFGQLINAFGTTDPDHMVREVWKVAVKFIYLAVYSCVVAFLQVSCWMVTGERQSATIRGLYLKTILRQDIGYFDTETNTGEVIGRMSGDTILIQDAMGEKVGKFTQLLCTFLGGFAIAFYKGPLLAGVLCSCIPLIVIAGAAMSLIMSKMAGRGQVAYAEAGNVVEQTVGAIRTVVAFTGEKQATEKYESKLEIAYKTVVQQGLISGFGLGTMLAVIFCSYGLAVWYGAKLIMEKGYNGGQVINVIFAVLTGGMSLGQTSPSLNAFAAGRAAAFKMFETIKRSPKIDAYDMSGSVLEDIRGDIELKDVYFRYPARPDVQIFAGFSLFVPNGKTVALVGQSGSGKSTVISLIERFYDPESGQVLIDNIDLKKLQLKWIRSKIGLVSQEPVLFATTIKENIAYGKEDATDQEIRTAIELANAAKFIDKLPQGLDTMVGEHGTQMSGGQKQRLAIARAILKNPKILLLDEATSALDAESERIVQDALVNLMSNRTTVVVAHRLTTIRTADVIAVVHQGKIVEKGTHDEMIQDPEGAYSQLVRLQEGSKEEATESERPETSLDVERSGSLRLSSAMRRSVSRNSSSSRHSFSLASNMFFPGVNVNQTDEMEDEENNVRHKKVSLKRLAHLNKPEIPVLVLGSIAAMVHGTVFPIFGLLLSSSINMFYEPAKILKKDSHFWALIYIALGLTNFVMIPVQNYFFGIAGGKLIKRIRSMCFDKVVHQEISWFDDTANSRSLVGDALALIVQNIATVTTGLIIAFTANWILALIVLALSPFIVIQGYAQTKFLTGFSADAKAMYEEASQVANDAVSSIRTVASFCAEEKVMDLYQQKCDGPKKNGVRLGLLSGAGFGFSFFFLYCINCVCFVSGAGLIQIGKATFGEVFKVFFALTIMAIGVSQTSAMAPDSNKAKDSAASIFDILDSTPKIDSSSDEGTTLQNVNGDIEFRHVSFRYPMRPDVQIFRDLCLTIPSGKTVALVGESGSGKSTVISMIERFYNPDSGKILIDQVEIQTFKLSWLRQQMGLVSQEPILFNETIRSNIAYGKTGGATEEEIIAAAKAANAHNFISSLPQGYDTSVGERGVQLSGGQKQRIAIARAILKDPKILLLDEATSALDAESERVVQDALDRVMVNRTTVVVAHRLTTIKNADVIAVVKNGVIAEKGRHETLMKISGGAYASLVTLHMSAN; translated from the exons atggaGGAGAAATCTTCGAAGAAGAATGATGGTGGAAATCAGAAAGTGTCGtttttcaaactcttttcGTTCGCCGACAAAACCGACGTAGTTTTGATGACCGTCGGGACTATTGCCGCCGCGGGTAACGGCCTTACTCAGCCGTTCATGACTCTAATCTTTGGCCAGCTCATTAACGCCTTTGGCACCACCGATCCAGATCATATGGTTAGAGAAGTGTGGAAG GTTGCTGTAAAGTTTATATACCTTGCAGTATACTCTTGTGTCGTCGCATTCCTCC AGGTATCATGCTGGATGGTAACGGGAGAACGTCAATCCGCCACAATTCGTGGTCTATACCTTAAAACGATATTAAGACAAGATATTGGCTATTTCGATACTGAGACAAACACCGGAGAGGTTATCGGAAGAATGTCTGGAGACACAATTTTGATTCAAGACGCCATGGGAGAAAAG GTTGGCAAATTCACACAACTACTATGTACTTTCCTTGGAGGATTCGCGATTGCGTTTTATAAAGGCCCGCTTTTAGCTGGTGTTCTTTGCAGTTGTATCCCTCTGATTGTGATCGCAGGTGCAGCCATGTCTCTGATCATGTCTAAAATGGCTGGTCGTGGTCAAGTCGCTTACGCAGAGGCTGGAAACGTAGTTGAACAAACCGTTGGAGCCATTAGAACA GTAGTAGCGTTTACGGGAGAGAAACAAGCAACGGAAAAATACGAAAGCAAGCTCGAGATCGCTTACAAGACAGTGGTTCAACAGGGTTTGATCTCTGGTTTCGGCCTTGGTACAATGTTAGCCGTGATCTTTTGCAGCTACGGTTTAGCGGTTTGGTATGGTGCAAAGCTGATAATGGAGAAAGGTTACAATGGCGGACAAGTCATCAATGTGATTTTTGCAGTCTTGACCGGAGGAAT GTCGTTAGGGCAAACATCGCCAAGTTTGAATGCTTTCGCTGCTGGAAGAGCTGCCGCTTTCAAAATGTTCGAAACGATCAAGAGGAGTCCAAAGATTGATGCTTACGATATGAGCGGTTCTGTTCTTGAGGATATTAGAGGAGACATTGAGCTTAAAGATGTTTACTTTAGGTATCCGGCTAGGCCTGATGTTCAAATCTTTGCTGGATTCTCACTCTTTGTACCAAATGGCAAGACGGTGGCTTTGGTGGGACAGAGCGGAAGCGGAAAATCGACGGTTATCAGTCTAATCGAAAGGTTCTATGATCCGGAGTCAGGACAAGTATTGATAGACAACATTGATTTGAAGAAACTTCAGCTCAAATGGATAAGAAGCAAAATCGGTTTGGTTAGCCAAGAACCTGTCTTGTTTGCGACCACGATAAAGGAGAACATTGCTTATGGGAAAGAAGACGCGACTGATCAAGAGATTCGAACTGCGATTGAGCTCGCTAATGCGGCTAAATTCATTGATAAACTCCCACAG GGTTTGGATACAATGGTAGGAGAGCACGGGACACAAATGTCTGGCGGGCAGAAACAGAGACTAGCAATCGCTAGGGCGATTttgaaaaaccctaaaatattGCTTTTAGATGAAGCAACAAGCGCCTTAGACGCAGAATCCGAACGGATTGTTCAAGATGCGCTCGTGAACTTAATGTCAAACCGGACTACCGTTGTGGTCGCTCACCGGTTGACCACAATAAGAACTGCAGACGTAATCGCTGTTGTCCACCAAGGAAAAATTGTCGAGAAAG GAACTCACGATGAGATGATTCAAGATCCCGAGGGAGCTTATTCACAGCTTGTTCGTCTTCAAGAAggatcaaaagaagaagctacCGAATCAGAGAGACCTGAAACAAGCTTAGACGTCGAGAGGTCAGGAAGTCTTAGGCTATCATCTGCGATGAGAAGATCCGTTAGCCGGAATTCATCGAGCAGCCgccattctttctctctcgcttCCAATATGTTCTTTCCGGGAGTTAACGTCAACCAAACCGACGAGATGGAAGACGAGGAAAACAACGTGAGGCACAAGAAAGTGTCATTAAAACGACTTGCTCACCTTAACAAACCGGAAATTCCGGTTTTGGTACTCGGTTCAATTGCTGCAATGGTTCATGGAACGGTGTTTCCCATCTTCGGTTTATTGCTTTCCAGCTCAATCAATATGTTCTATGAACCAGCAAAGATACTGAAGAAAGATTCACATTTTTGGGCGCTGATTTATATCGCTCTCGGTTTAACCAATTTCGTCATGATCCCGGTCCAAAACTATTTCTTTGGAATCGCTGGAGGGAAATTGATTAAACGCATCCGATCAATGTGTTTTGATAAAGTGGTTCATCAAGAAATCAGTTGGTTCGATGACACAGCCAATTCCAG GAGTTTGGTAGGAGATGCATTGGCGTTAATAGTACAAAACATAGCTACTGTAACCACTGGGTTGATAATAGCGTTTACAGCGAATTGGATCCTAGCTCTCATAGTTCTTGCTCTCTCACCATTTATTGTCATCCAAGGATATGCTCAAACCAAGTTCTTGACTGGTTTCAGCGCTGATGCTAAG GCGATGTATGAAGAAGCGAGTCAAGTGGCGAATGATGCAGTGAGCAGCATAAGAACGGTTGCATCTTTCTGTGCAGAGGAGAAAGTGATGGATTTATACCAACAAAAATGCGATGGACCGAAGAAGAACGGTGTCCGGTTAGGTCTTTTGAGCGGTGCTGGTTTCGgtttctcattctttttcCTCTATTGCATCAATTGTGTATGTTTCGTCAGTGGTGCCGGGTTGATTCAAATTGGTAAAGCCACATTTGGTGAAGTCTTCAAG GTTTTCTTTGCATTGACGATTATGGCGATTGGAGTTTCTCAAACGAGTGCTATGGCACCTGATTCAAACAAAGCTAAAGACTCTGCAGCTTCGATTTTCGATATTCTCGATAGTACACCGAAGATTGATTCTAGCTCTGATGAAGGTACAACGTTACAAAACGTTAATGGTGATATCGAATTCCGACATGTTAGTTTCCGATACCCAATGCGACCGGACGTTCAGATTTTCAGAGATTTGTGCTTGACTATCCCTTCTGGAAAG ACCGTTGCACTTGTTGGAGAGAGCGGGAGCGGGAAATCAACGGTGATAAGCATGATTGAGAGGTTTTATAATCCAGATTCAGGCAAGATTTTGATCGATCAGGTGGAGATTCAGACATTTAAATTGAGTTGGTTAAGGCAACAGATGGGTTTGGTTAGTCAAGAACCGATTTTGTTCAACGAGACGATCAGATCAAACATAGCTTATGGTAAAACCGGTGGAGCCACAGAGGAAGAGATTATAGCAGCAGCAAAAGCCGCAAACGCACATAACTTCATCAGCTCATTGCCTCAGGGTTACGATACGTCGGTTGGAGAACGCGGTGTTCAGCTATCGGGCGgtcagaaacagaggattgcGATTGCGCGCGCGATTTTGAAAGATCCTAAGATTTTGTTGCTTGATGAAGCGACGAGTGCATTGGACGCAGAATCTGAGCGTGTTGTTCAGGATGCACTTGATCGAGTTATGGTTAATCGAACCACTGTAGTTGTGGCTCATCGGCTTACGACGATTAAGAACGCAGACGTGATCGCGGTTGTGAAAAACGGAGTTATTGCTGAGAAAGGAAGGCATGAGACACTGATGAAGATTTCAGGTGGTGCTTATGCTTCTCTTGTCACTCTGCACATGAGTGCAAATTAA
- a CDS encoding SH3 domain-containing protein (SH3 domain-containing protein; CONTAINS InterPro DOMAIN/s: Neutrophil cytosol factor 2 p67phox (InterPro:IPR000108), Src homology-3 domain (InterPro:IPR001452); BEST Arabidopsis thaliana protein match is: SH3 domain-containing protein (TAIR:AT4G34660.1); Has 30201 Blast hits to 17322 proteins in 780 species: Archae - 12; Bacteria - 1396; Metazoa - 17338; Fungi - 3422; Plants - 5037; Viruses - 0; Other Eukaryotes - 2996 (source: NCBI BLink).), giving the protein MDAFRRQASKLRDQVAKQQLAVIKQFSGTGYESSDVMVIDELEMQRHHQLDKLYRSTRSAKEFQRDIVKAAEAFTTIGLRHIEAGTKLSEDCCRYGNENSQNIDENILAKAAAIYGDARKHVDKEQEDFNKLLASQVLDPLRAMVAGSPLEDARHLAQRYSRMRQEAETHATEVSRRQARVREAPIPENVAKLQLAEAKMQELKANMAVLGKEATAALAAVESQQHRLTFQRLVAMVEGEKNYHLRIAAILSDIEAEMVTEKQHKESAPPAIPTENGSEKTSYFLAEVIHPFSAASEKELDLDKGDYIVVRKVSQTGWAEGECKGKAGWFPMAYIEKRQRLPTTNFAAEVY; this is encoded by the exons ATGGATGCGTTTAGAAGACAAGCGAGTAAGCTTAGAGACCAAGTCGCAAAGCAGCAACTG GCTGTGATAAAGCAATTCAGTGGGACTGGTTATGAAAGCTCAGATGTAATGGTGATTGATGAGCTTGAAATGCAAAGGCATCATCAACTCGATAAACTTTACCGCTCTACTCGTTCTGCAAAG GAGTTCCAGAGAGATATTGTTAAAGCAGCTGAGGCATTTACCACGATCGGGCTCAGACACATTGAAGCAG GAACCAAGTTGTCTGAAGACTGTTGTAGGTATGGGAACGAAAATAGTCAGAACATTGATGAGAATATACTGGCCAAGGCTGCAGCTATATACGGTGATGCACGGAAACATGTAgacaaagaacaagaagacTTCAACAAGCTTTTGGCTTCTCAG GTTTTGGATCCTCTAAGAGCTATGGTTGCCGGTTCTCCTCTTGAAGATGCTCGTCATCTTGCTCAACGTTACAGCCGCATGAGACAAGAAGCAGAGACACAT GCAACGGAAGTCTCTAGACGGCAAGCACGTGTAAGAGAAGCTCCGATTCCAGAAAACGTAGCAAAGCTTCAACTAGCGGAAGCAAAAATGCAAGAGCTAAAAGCAAATATGGCAGTCCTTGGTAAAGAAGCAACTGCTGCATTAGCCGCTGTTGAATCACAGCAACATAGACTCACTTTCCAGAGGCTTGTGGCTATG GTTGAAGGGGAGAAGAATTATCACTTAAGAATAGCAGCCATCCTCAGTGACATTGAAGCCGAG ATGGTAACCgagaaacaacacaaagaaTCTGCTCCTCCTGCGATTCCAACAGAGAACGGCTCAGAGAAAACGTCATACTTTCTTGCTGAA GTGATTCATCCATTTTCCGCTGCTTCAGAGAAAGAGTTAGACTTGGACAAAGGAGATTACATCGTTGTCCGAAAG GTGAGCCAAACCGGTTGGGCTGAAGGAGAATGCAAAGGCAAAGCTGGTTGGTTTCCTATGGCTTACATTGAGAAGCGACAGAGACTTCCCACTACCAACTTTGCTGCTGAAGTTTACTGA
- a CDS encoding suppressor (unknown protein; BEST Arabidopsis thaliana protein match is: unknown protein (TAIR:AT1G29530.1); Has 30201 Blast hits to 17322 proteins in 780 species: Archae - 12; Bacteria - 1396; Metazoa - 17338; Fungi - 3422; Plants - 5037; Viruses - 0; Other Eukaryotes - 2996 (source: NCBI BLink).) produces the protein MPSGAKKRKAAKKKQEEEQQQQGSSTLINLKSNNHDSRSQGDKESDDGVNERIEITDSSHDHDKSSSSSSSSSSSSSSSSSDDESREVKKIDDDKKTGDDVSEVITVSSVPIQPVPIAADAPFMGFTANAIVENTGLMDSAVPNDPESGELVEISHVDTIVSNEADDNSLPKATEIAAEVALAFDEIRQTSSGATDSDVKENEGKTSPLPESNGVPEGNIESNVVISHEEEAPILIPTHGIAKRTSWFSCCGLFDVVTGSSR, from the exons ATGCCTTCAGGTGCTAAGAAAAGGAAAGCTGCCAAGAaaaagcaagaggaagaacaacaacaacaaggaTCTTCTACTCTAATCAACCTCAAATCCAACAACCATg ATTCGAGAAGCCAAGGTGACAAGGAGAGCGATGATGGTGTTAATGAACGCATAGAGATCACTGATTCAAGCCATGATCATGACAAGAGCTCTAGTAGCAGCAGTAGTagtagcagcagcagcagcagctccAGCTCGGATGATGAGTCACGGGAAGTCAAGAAGATAGATGATGATAAGAAGACTGGTGATGATGTTTCTGAAGTTATTACTGTGAGTTCTGTGCCAATTCAACCTGTGCCTATTGCTGCAGATGCTCCGTTTATGGGATTTACTGCTAATGCGATTGTAGAGAATACTGGTTTGATGGATTCAGCTGTGCCGAATGATCCCGAATCTGGAGAACTGGTTGAGATCTCGCATGTTGATACAATAGTCTCAAACGAGGCTGATGATAATTCTTTGCCTAAAGCAACTGAGATTGCTGCTGAAGTTGCTCTTGCATTTGATGAGATTAGGCAGACGTCTTCAGGTGCTACTGACTCTGATGTGAAAGAAAATGAGGGAAAAACTTCGCCTCTTCCAGAATCCAACGGTGTTCCTGAAGGCAACATAGAGTCTAATGTTGTCATTTCTCATGAGGAAGAG GCTCCCATCTTGATACCAACACATGGAATTGCGAAAAGAACCTCATGGTTTAGTTGCTGCGGCTTGTTTGATGTGGTCACAGGATCCAGTAGATAA